One Candidatus Cloacimonadota bacterium genomic region harbors:
- the avd gene encoding diversity-generating retroelement protein Avd, with amino-acid sequence MDAKIINDYYDFLKWILLKIAKFPRNFRYTFGERLENLLLYIMELLIEAKYTKERRSLLQKANLQLEILRHYIRLSYDIKLVTDKEYEFTSKRIILIGNQLGGWLKGQNNNA; translated from the coding sequence ATTTTCTGAAATGGATTTTGCTGAAAATAGCAAAATTTCCCAGAAATTTCAGATATACTTTCGGAGAAAGATTAGAGAATTTGCTTCTTTATATCATGGAGTTGCTTATTGAAGCAAAATATACTAAAGAACGCAGATCATTGCTCCAGAAAGCAAATCTGCAATTGGAAATATTGAGGCATTACATTCGTTTAAGCTATGATATAAAATTGGTTACAGATAAAGAATATGAATTCACCTCCAAACGAATAATTTTGATTGGAAATCAATTGGGCGGTTGGTTGAAAGGACAGAACAATAATGCCTAA
- a CDS encoding reverse transcriptase/maturase family protein, with product MPKRIGYIYQEIYSWKNLVTAFKKARKSKRSKEEVADFEYNLENNLLNIQESLLQNNFSFSGYKHFIIKEPKERLISCAPFKDRVVHHAICNILEPILDKSMIADTFACRRGKGLHHAVRRAFWMYQQCEYVYKFDIQKYFYTIDHEILLNKLQRKIKDSQLMNLLKSLLETYKSSSDYYLPFEDDNIFDYGRSRGLPIGNLTSQLFANYYLSEFDHFCKERLHQKFYIRYMDDILIFGDDKEILYRIKKEIEAFLSEIRLHVHPHKNAISKTKHGVNFLGFRYNNNAIKLQNRNLIRFKRKLRAFSSREISINDIILSFNGHLGYFNSGHCNKIVEQILTEYQFSDGRKNYRLAI from the coding sequence ATGCCTAAACGCATCGGTTACATTTATCAGGAAATCTATAGTTGGAAGAATCTTGTAACTGCTTTCAAGAAGGCTCGAAAAAGTAAAAGAAGCAAAGAGGAAGTAGCGGATTTTGAATATAATCTTGAGAATAATTTATTAAATATTCAAGAGTCGCTATTGCAGAATAATTTCAGCTTTTCCGGATATAAACATTTCATAATAAAGGAACCAAAAGAACGGTTGATTTCTTGTGCGCCCTTCAAAGATAGGGTAGTTCATCATGCCATCTGCAACATTTTAGAACCTATTCTTGATAAATCCATGATTGCGGACACATTTGCCTGCCGCAGAGGTAAAGGTCTCCATCATGCTGTGAGAAGAGCATTCTGGATGTATCAGCAATGTGAGTATGTATATAAATTCGATATTCAGAAATACTTCTATACTATAGATCATGAGATCCTTTTAAATAAATTGCAGCGCAAGATCAAAGATTCCCAACTAATGAATTTGCTGAAAAGTTTATTGGAAACCTACAAATCAAGTTCCGATTACTATCTTCCTTTTGAAGACGATAATATTTTTGATTATGGTAGAAGCAGGGGATTACCCATCGGGAATTTGACCAGCCAGCTTTTTGCGAATTATTATTTGTCGGAATTCGATCATTTCTGCAAAGAACGTCTCCATCAGAAGTTTTACATCAGGTATATGGATGATATTCTTATTTTCGGTGATGATAAGGAGATTCTATATAGAATTAAGAAAGAAATTGAAGCATTTTTATCAGAGATCCGACTTCATGTTCATCCACATAAAAACGCAATTTCAAAGACAAAACATGGTGTAAATTTTCTTGGTTTCCGATATAACAATAACGCTATCAAATTGCAAAATAGAAATTTAATTCGCTTCAAACGAAAACTTCGTGCTTTTTCATCCAGAGAAATTTCAATAAATGATATTATTCTCAGCTTCAATGGTCATCTTGGTTACTTCAATTCGGGTCATTGTAATAAGATAGTAGAACAGATTCTAACCGAATATCAATTTTCGGATGGAAGAAAGAATTATAGGTTAGCAATATGA